The following coding sequences lie in one Tichowtungia aerotolerans genomic window:
- a CDS encoding YggT family protein, whose product MFKLIDSVFGIYELGLFIYILTSWIIHPVSARIRCRLAPFYEPLLAPMRHKILTPGFGRMAIDLSPLILLIGLGIIRRIALSLFW is encoded by the coding sequence ATGTTTAAACTGATTGATTCTGTATTCGGCATCTATGAACTGGGGCTGTTTATCTACATTCTCACGTCATGGATTATTCACCCGGTCAGCGCCCGGATTCGCTGCAGGCTGGCACCTTTTTATGAACCGCTGCTTGCGCCGATGCGCCACAAAATACTCACACCCGGCTTCGGCCGCATGGCCATTGACTTGAGTCCGTTAATCCTGCTGATTGGCCTGGGAATTATACGGCGAATCGCATTGTCACTTTTCTGGTAA
- a CDS encoding DnaJ C-terminal domain-containing protein, translating to MNIPPGIREGVKLRLRNQGRYGDLLIRISIAPHPRFKVDGADLKTEVPLTPPQAVLGASVGLQLIDGHATLRIPPGTQPGRKFRLTGKGLKKPGGDRGDLYAVAKVVVPQPPSPKEKELYEKLNKLS from the coding sequence TTGAACATCCCTCCCGGAATTCGTGAAGGCGTAAAACTGCGGCTTCGGAATCAGGGACGGTACGGCGACCTGCTCATTCGCATCTCCATTGCCCCCCACCCGCGCTTTAAAGTGGACGGCGCCGATCTCAAAACCGAAGTGCCGCTCACCCCGCCGCAGGCGGTTCTTGGGGCATCAGTCGGACTGCAGCTGATCGACGGCCATGCCACTCTGCGGATTCCTCCCGGCACCCAGCCCGGCCGCAAATTCCGACTGACCGGCAAAGGTCTCAAAAAACCTGGCGGCGACCGGGGCGACCTCTACGCCGTCGCAAAAGTTGTTGTTCCGCAACCACCTTCTCCCAAAGAAAAAGAGCTCTACGAAAAGTTGAATAAGCTTTCGTAA
- a CDS encoding PEP-CTERM sorting domain-containing protein (PEP-CTERM proteins occur, often in large numbers, in the proteomes of bacteria that also encode an exosortase, a predicted intramembrane cysteine proteinase. The presence of a PEP-CTERM domain at a protein's C-terminus predicts cleavage within the sorting domain, followed by covalent anchoring to some some component of the (usually Gram-negative) cell surface. Many PEP-CTERM proteins exhibit an unusual sequence composition that includes large numbers of potential glycosylation sites. Expression of one such protein has been shown restore the ability of a bacterium to form floc, a type of biofilm.) yields the protein MKMKNRVLSVCVAVFVAGSAAQAALITFNDADLGGSSVRQWTNLTNYRYTEGDYVFGASSSFNPSWNGGVAGTNWVGDIDGSQYGYLTAGAGFFMKRTDEEVFTLNSLSLQNGSASVAGSVRIYKDFGLGTQSEVAVINLAAREIKENVSLNIADASNIYIEGIINTGNMYGVDNVSVVPEPATAGFMGISGVVLLVFRRLKKYYQQ from the coding sequence ATGAAGATGAAGAATAGAGTGTTGAGCGTATGTGTTGCAGTTTTTGTGGCGGGGTCTGCTGCGCAGGCTGCATTGATAACCTTTAATGATGCGGATTTGGGCGGATCATCCGTACGCCAGTGGACGAATCTGACTAATTATCGTTACACGGAGGGGGATTATGTGTTCGGGGCGAGTTCGAGCTTTAATCCCTCTTGGAATGGGGGGGTTGCAGGTACCAATTGGGTGGGGGATATTGATGGCTCGCAGTACGGATATCTGACGGCAGGCGCTGGTTTTTTCATGAAACGTACGGATGAAGAGGTTTTTACGCTCAATAGCTTGAGCCTCCAGAATGGATCGGCCAGCGTGGCCGGTTCTGTGAGGATTTATAAAGATTTCGGGCTGGGTACGCAGAGCGAAGTTGCTGTTATTAACTTAGCAGCCAGGGAGATTAAGGAAAACGTATCACTGAATATTGCAGATGCCTCCAACATCTATATCGAAGGCATAATTAACACCGGCAACATGTATGGAGTTGATAACGTTAGTGTTGTTCCGGAGCCTGCGACGGCTGGGTTTATGGGGATAAGCGGAGTCGTGCTGCTTGTGTTCCGTCGTCTCAAAAAATACTATCAGCAATAA
- a CDS encoding tRNA (cytidine(34)-2'-O)-methyltransferase, protein MPFHWPDPAFNIVLVEPDIPQNTGNIARLCAATGTTLNLVEPLGFQLTDKHMKRAGLDYWDAVTVNKFPNLGRFTDHFSNHQKIYFSTSGSKNYTEAKYQPGDCLIFGSESKGLPLELLEAHPEDVYNIPMQLDAVRSLNLANSASIVLYEALRQTNITA, encoded by the coding sequence ATGCCGTTCCACTGGCCGGATCCGGCGTTCAATATCGTTCTCGTCGAACCGGATATTCCGCAGAATACCGGCAATATTGCCCGCCTGTGCGCCGCGACCGGAACAACCCTTAACCTAGTCGAACCGCTCGGCTTCCAGCTGACCGATAAGCATATGAAGCGCGCCGGACTCGACTACTGGGATGCTGTGACCGTCAATAAGTTTCCAAACCTTGGAAGATTTACAGATCATTTTTCCAACCATCAGAAAATCTACTTTAGCACCAGCGGTTCCAAAAACTACACCGAGGCGAAATACCAGCCCGGTGACTGCCTGATTTTCGGCTCGGAAAGCAAAGGTCTTCCGCTGGAACTGCTGGAAGCACATCCGGAGGATGTCTACAATATCCCGATGCAGCTCGATGCGGTCCGATCGCTCAATCTGGCAAACTCCGCCTCCATCGTCCTCTACGAAGCGCTCCGGCAAACAAACATCACCGCCTGA
- a CDS encoding tyrosine-type recombinase/integrase, with amino-acid sequence MGLELRRDKNHNLRSKWWYGRYIINGKRHFTNLGIEVKGNAPESLRKRGDMAFECSRTLAEAKLKELVSEAHSRKTAAHHLEELYEIKAGEGIEQVPLTEMEMRWEFLPAKKPRTEQATKAQKTNIRQFREFMNERYPSVQNMSQVTRPMVLAWLTSLNERKLSGASYNVKLSVMRGLFEQLGPEAGILKNPFAGIPYRSLKTVHRQPFTEKELNAILENCDAIIRPVVLVGMCTAMRRGDCCKLKWESVDLRNGFISVKTSKTGEMAEIPLFPILRAELENRPRNSEFVFPEAEEMYRTNVHGLTWRFKKALKDAKIKNTQSDNENASVKASVKDFHSLRTTWITMALTAGVPMELVRRVTGHSTVEIVLKHYFRPKREEFRHALESSLPKALTGGIEERFDLPQAVLGIGEEMESLTPEELTKKFKALVAKVADMTDAEKEAAVLAA; translated from the coding sequence ATGGGACTGGAACTGAGACGGGATAAAAATCACAACCTCCGCTCGAAGTGGTGGTATGGCCGATACATCATTAACGGGAAGCGGCACTTCACGAATCTGGGCATTGAAGTCAAAGGTAATGCGCCGGAAAGCCTTCGTAAACGCGGCGATATGGCGTTTGAATGTTCCCGCACTCTGGCTGAGGCTAAGCTCAAAGAATTGGTGTCAGAGGCGCACAGCCGCAAGACAGCGGCACATCATCTGGAAGAGCTCTATGAAATCAAGGCCGGGGAAGGCATTGAGCAGGTTCCTTTGACGGAGATGGAAATGCGCTGGGAATTTCTGCCCGCCAAGAAACCCCGCACCGAACAGGCCACCAAAGCACAGAAGACCAACATTCGCCAATTCCGCGAATTCATGAACGAAAGGTATCCGTCGGTACAGAACATGTCGCAAGTCACCCGCCCGATGGTGCTGGCCTGGCTGACCAGCCTGAACGAGCGCAAGCTGTCCGGCGCCAGCTACAATGTGAAACTCTCGGTCATGCGAGGACTGTTTGAGCAGCTCGGCCCCGAGGCCGGGATATTGAAAAACCCCTTTGCGGGCATTCCGTACCGTTCATTGAAAACCGTTCACCGCCAGCCCTTCACTGAAAAAGAGCTGAACGCCATTCTTGAGAATTGCGACGCAATTATTCGCCCTGTGGTTCTGGTGGGTATGTGTACTGCCATGCGGCGCGGCGACTGCTGTAAGCTCAAATGGGAGTCAGTCGATCTGAGAAACGGCTTCATTTCCGTAAAGACCTCCAAAACCGGCGAAATGGCCGAAATCCCGCTTTTTCCGATCCTGCGGGCAGAATTGGAGAACCGGCCCCGCAACAGCGAGTTTGTGTTTCCCGAAGCCGAGGAAATGTACCGCACCAATGTCCATGGCCTGACATGGCGGTTTAAGAAAGCCCTGAAAGATGCCAAGATTAAAAATACCCAGTCTGACAATGAGAACGCCAGCGTGAAGGCCAGCGTAAAGGATTTCCACTCCCTGCGCACCACCTGGATTACCATGGCCCTGACCGCCGGTGTACCGATGGAACTGGTCAGGCGGGTTACGGGTCATTCCACCGTGGAAATCGTCTTGAAGCACTATTTCCGCCCGAAACGGGAGGAATTCCGCCATGCCTTGGAGTCCTCGTTGCCGAAGGCGCTGACCGGAGGCATCGAAGAGCGCTTTGACCTGCCGCAGGCAGTGCTGGGTATCGGCGAAGAAATGGAATCATTGACCCCGGAAGAGCTCACCAAGAAATTCAAAGCACTGGTCGCAAAAGTTGCGGACATGACTGATGCGGAAAAAGAGGCGGCTGTTCTCGCCGCTTGA
- a CDS encoding helix-turn-helix domain-containing protein, with protein sequence MRRVRMERAKELLFSTDGPVLRLARGCGFNTVEQLEYNFPKLVGMSATQYRKSPKTNLI encoded by the coding sequence ATACGCCGTGTTCGAATGGAACGGGCCAAAGAGCTGTTGTTTTCCACCGATGGGCCGGTTCTTCGACTCGCCAGAGGGTGCGGCTTCAATACGGTGGAACAGCTGGAATATAATTTCCCAAAGCTGGTCGGCATGAGTGCCACCCAATATCGGAAAAGCCCAAAAACCAATCTGATTTAG
- a CDS encoding sodium:solute symporter family transporter: MLSIYDYIMILFYFVFTASLGFVFKKFIKGSNDYFAGGKKMNWWMLGASSFIANFSAWTFTGAAGIAYQYGAIFLLIYLADIVGFVFGYLWFAPRFRRLRLITAMDAVRMRFGRVNEQLYTWLQVVTSYIGGAVWLVGLSIIISAVFHIPQVPVIVICAVTIMTMALLGGSWAVAASDFIQTLLLMAYSVIIAVLTVKYVGGVGSFIEKIPDSHMQFIRPIGSVKYDWLYLLTAVIWGVYQKNSIDFGAAKYIAAKDDNHARKSALVPLIGYLILPVFWFIPAVAANIIVPDLAEKYASFNVPGEVSYIAVCIAILPKGMLGLLVAGLFAATMTSMDTALNKNAGFLTKNVYQPVFRKNASDHELLRAGEVFTVISGFMIMGIAILLATHGKISLFDTYLYLGAYIQVPLTVAMFMGIMVRRTPAWSAWATILFGVGVSMFLFEVVPLEFMKTQLVPLVGEKSYSYMITNKFTLTNLITVPLSSLFFFATRLFYREHRHNHEYMESLKEFTCRIKTPVDFESEVGGDNTAQQARIIGVLALVYGGFICLAVLIPNPGYGKLSIASCALVMLCVGTGFIVYSKKVVASSSNLQLE; the protein is encoded by the coding sequence ATGCTTTCGATATACGACTACATCATGATTTTGTTTTACTTTGTCTTTACGGCATCCTTGGGGTTTGTTTTTAAGAAGTTCATCAAGGGAAGTAACGATTATTTCGCTGGCGGGAAAAAAATGAACTGGTGGATGCTAGGTGCCAGTTCCTTTATTGCCAACTTCAGCGCATGGACTTTTACGGGCGCTGCCGGAATTGCCTATCAATATGGCGCTATTTTTCTGCTGATATACCTTGCTGATATTGTGGGCTTTGTTTTCGGGTATTTGTGGTTCGCTCCCCGCTTTCGCCGTTTGCGGTTGATCACTGCGATGGATGCGGTTCGGATGCGCTTCGGGCGTGTTAATGAACAGCTCTATACCTGGCTGCAGGTTGTTACCTCCTATATCGGCGGCGCGGTTTGGCTGGTTGGCCTCTCTATCATTATTTCCGCGGTCTTTCACATTCCGCAGGTTCCGGTGATTGTTATTTGCGCGGTTACTATTATGACCATGGCATTGTTGGGCGGCAGCTGGGCGGTTGCGGCAAGCGACTTTATCCAGACTCTTTTACTGATGGCCTACTCAGTTATTATTGCTGTGCTGACCGTAAAATATGTCGGGGGGGTTGGTTCATTTATTGAAAAGATTCCGGATTCGCATATGCAGTTCATCCGTCCGATCGGTTCTGTTAAGTATGATTGGCTGTATCTTTTGACTGCTGTGATATGGGGTGTTTACCAGAAAAACAGCATTGATTTTGGAGCAGCCAAATACATTGCCGCAAAGGATGATAACCATGCGCGGAAGTCGGCTCTGGTGCCGCTTATCGGCTATCTAATTTTGCCTGTCTTTTGGTTTATTCCGGCTGTTGCTGCCAATATTATTGTGCCGGATCTGGCCGAAAAATATGCTTCGTTCAACGTCCCCGGCGAAGTGTCTTACATCGCGGTGTGCATCGCCATTCTTCCAAAGGGGATGCTTGGGCTGTTGGTGGCTGGATTATTCGCTGCCACGATGACTTCGATGGATACCGCTCTCAACAAGAATGCAGGATTTCTGACCAAAAATGTGTATCAGCCTGTTTTCCGTAAGAATGCATCTGATCATGAACTATTGAGGGCTGGAGAGGTTTTTACTGTGATATCCGGCTTTATGATTATGGGAATCGCCATTCTTCTTGCTACGCATGGAAAGATCTCTCTGTTTGATACCTATCTTTATTTGGGTGCTTATATTCAGGTTCCGTTGACGGTGGCCATGTTCATGGGAATCATGGTTCGTCGCACCCCGGCTTGGTCAGCGTGGGCAACCATTTTGTTCGGTGTGGGTGTTTCGATGTTCCTATTCGAAGTAGTACCGCTTGAATTCATGAAAACTCAGCTTGTTCCTTTGGTGGGAGAAAAAAGCTATAGTTATATGATTACCAACAAATTCACCCTGACCAACCTGATCACTGTTCCGCTTTCCAGCTTGTTTTTCTTTGCAACACGCCTCTTTTATCGCGAGCACAGGCACAACCATGAATACATGGAAAGCTTGAAGGAGTTCACCTGCCGGATAAAAACTCCGGTCGATTTCGAATCGGAGGTTGGCGGCGACAATACTGCGCAACAGGCCCGTATAATCGGAGTACTTGCGTTAGTCTATGGGGGATTTATTTGTCTGGCTGTATTGATTCCGAATCCAGGATACGGAAAGTTGTCCATCGCGTCCTGTGCCCTTGTCATGTTGTGCGTGGGGACTGGCTTTATAGTGTATTCAAAAAAGGTTGTTGCTTCCAGCTCAAACCTCCAGCTTGAATAA
- a CDS encoding AraC family transcriptional regulator yields MKFLIFAAKRELYVYMKKHTTRRRKGSGSKRKLVAIAFKSGDYDYDFGRRKVHGVIDYYQKHADWEFVCNEWLQPFVTPADLPFWNGDGVIGDIYTEDAVSLFESLSAPFVCTSTSDVGHRFPSVHVDNQAIGRLAARHLIECKLDRFAFIGPDGYLYAKERFIGFSSEVEQAGAKVQPFFTQPPKQALHMPVENIPPDMLREIIAGLEYPVGIMVSGDRLGFSVLQVCRQLGLRSPEDVAVIGVDNIKMYCNMSYSSLTSIDPNAHEVGYQASAMLDRLMNGETLEQQHILIPPQRIVFRNSTDLTRSEFPEVARALRFIRNHVSEFIDVSNVLDVVPVSRRWLEMKFADEIGHGVFEEIRRVRMERAKELLLSTDWTVLQVARGSGFNTVEQLEYNFQKLVGMSATQYRKRQASQ; encoded by the coding sequence ATGAAGTTCTTGATATTTGCAGCAAAACGTGAACTTTATGTTTATATGAAAAAACACACCACTAGAAGGCGAAAAGGGTCGGGTTCAAAACGCAAGTTGGTTGCGATCGCCTTTAAGAGCGGTGATTATGATTACGATTTTGGCCGGCGTAAAGTTCATGGAGTCATTGACTACTACCAGAAACATGCGGATTGGGAGTTCGTCTGCAATGAATGGCTGCAGCCGTTCGTGACGCCCGCAGATCTCCCGTTTTGGAATGGCGACGGGGTGATCGGGGACATTTATACGGAAGATGCTGTTTCTTTGTTTGAGTCGCTTTCTGCACCTTTCGTCTGCACATCTACCAGCGATGTCGGTCACCGGTTTCCTTCTGTTCATGTGGACAATCAGGCTATCGGCCGGCTGGCGGCCAGACATCTGATTGAATGCAAGCTCGACCGGTTTGCCTTTATCGGGCCGGATGGATATCTCTATGCTAAAGAACGTTTCATCGGTTTTTCTTCTGAGGTGGAACAGGCAGGGGCGAAGGTTCAGCCGTTTTTTACGCAACCTCCTAAACAGGCGCTTCATATGCCGGTCGAGAACATTCCGCCGGACATGCTGCGGGAGATTATTGCCGGTCTTGAATATCCGGTCGGTATTATGGTTTCTGGGGATCGATTGGGTTTTTCGGTGCTTCAGGTGTGTCGTCAACTTGGATTGCGCTCCCCTGAGGACGTTGCGGTTATCGGGGTGGACAATATCAAGATGTATTGCAACATGTCCTATTCCTCGCTGACAAGCATCGACCCGAATGCACACGAGGTTGGTTATCAGGCATCCGCTATGCTGGATCGGTTGATGAATGGGGAGACGCTGGAGCAACAGCATATTTTGATTCCGCCCCAAAGAATTGTTTTTCGCAACTCGACCGATCTGACGCGATCGGAATTCCCCGAGGTGGCCCGTGCGCTGCGTTTTATTCGGAACCATGTATCCGAGTTTATCGATGTATCCAACGTGCTGGATGTGGTTCCCGTTTCCCGCCGCTGGCTGGAGATGAAGTTTGCAGATGAAATTGGTCACGGGGTTTTTGAGGAGATCCGCCGTGTCCGCATGGAACGGGCTAAAGAGTTGCTGCTTTCCA